In Scyliorhinus torazame isolate Kashiwa2021f chromosome 9, sScyTor2.1, whole genome shotgun sequence, a single window of DNA contains:
- the LOC140429722 gene encoding claudin-23-like: protein MRTPVVMILGLVLAPSGYVLILTCIVAPAWRDVAGIPTAAVDEIHHQGLWEICKDEQSVRELSCNLNDDAYFNYRVIAIARGLMIASMVVSAAGILVTTVGVRCWTDEPSYPLSGVGGVILVAGGALTLIAVSWYTDRLQQIPNSAAGTRLTVGYAAVLGFVGGCLIVIAGIHLLFSFGKSCESKTPAEKKYYPKSSAYPAGRYPAGLSNPVAVIDLPQRSPPTPTPWDADL from the coding sequence ATGCGGACCCCGGTGGTGATGATCCTGGGGCTGGTCTTGGCGCCCTCGGGCTACGTGCTGATCCTCACCTGCATCGTGGCTCCTGCCTGGAGAGACGTGGCCGGCATTCCCACCGCGGCCGTGGATGAGATCCACCACCAGGGCCTGTGGGAGATCTGCAAGGACGAGCAGTCGGTGCGGGAGCTGAGCTGCAACCTGAACGACGACGCCTACTTCAATTACCGAGTGATTGCCATCGCCCGCGGCCTGATGATCGCCTCCATGGTGGTGTCGGCGGCCGGCATCCTGGTCACCACGGTGGGCGTCCGCTGCTGGACGGACGAGCCCAGCTACccgctctcgggggtgggaggggtcATTCTGGTGGCCGGCGGAGCCCTCACCCTGATCGCCGTCTCCTGGTACACCGACCGCCTCCAGCAGATCCCCAACAGTGCGGCCGGCACCCGCCTCACCGTGGGCTACGCCGCCGTCCTCGGCTTCGTGGGCGGCTGCCTGATCGTCATCGCCGGCATCCACCTGCTGTTCAGCTTCGGCAAGTCGTGTGAGAGCAAGACTCCAGCCGAAAAGAAATATTACCCGAAAAGCTCCGCCTATCCCGCCGGCAGATATCCCGCTGGGCTTTCCAACCCAGTCGCAGTTATAGACTTGCCGCAGCGcagccccccaaccccaaccccctggGACGCTGACTTGTAG